A genomic segment from Micromonospora echinaurantiaca encodes:
- a CDS encoding aldo/keto reductase — translation MQQRPLGRSGLAVSRLALGTMTWGRDTDADDAAAQLKSYLDAGGNLVDTADVYGDGDAESVIGSLLGTLVPRDELLIATKAGLRPGSGRRRDGSRGHLLRTLDASLRRLGTDHVDLFQVHGYDPDTPLEETLSALDHAVASGRVRYVGVSNFSGWQTARAATWQAAWPGRAPVVAAQVEYSLLERGVEREVLPACEALGLGVLPWSPLGRGVLTGKYRHGRPADSRAASPHFERFVATYLEPRCSSIVEAVATAAGGLGVSPLEVALAWIRDRPGVVAPILGARTVGQLLGALQVERMTLPEEITTALDDVSSVPVGYPERDG, via the coding sequence ATGCAACAGCGACCGCTCGGCCGAAGCGGGCTGGCGGTTTCGCGGCTCGCTCTCGGCACCATGACCTGGGGCCGGGACACCGACGCCGACGATGCGGCCGCCCAGCTGAAGAGTTACCTCGACGCGGGCGGCAACCTGGTCGACACCGCCGACGTCTACGGCGACGGCGACGCGGAGTCGGTGATCGGTTCGCTGCTGGGCACCCTGGTCCCCCGCGACGAGCTGCTGATCGCCACCAAGGCGGGGTTGCGGCCGGGCAGCGGCCGCCGGCGCGACGGCTCACGCGGGCACCTGCTGCGTACGCTCGACGCCTCGCTGCGCCGGCTCGGCACCGACCACGTCGACCTGTTCCAGGTGCACGGCTACGACCCGGACACCCCGCTGGAGGAGACCCTGTCGGCGTTGGACCACGCGGTGGCCAGCGGCCGGGTCCGCTACGTCGGGGTGTCGAACTTCTCCGGCTGGCAGACCGCCCGCGCCGCCACCTGGCAGGCCGCCTGGCCGGGGCGGGCCCCGGTGGTGGCGGCGCAGGTGGAGTACTCGCTGCTGGAGCGGGGCGTGGAGCGGGAGGTGCTGCCGGCCTGCGAGGCGCTCGGGCTGGGCGTGCTGCCCTGGTCGCCGCTGGGCCGGGGGGTGTTGACCGGCAAGTACCGGCACGGCCGGCCGGCCGACTCCCGGGCGGCGTCGCCGCACTTCGAGCGGTTCGTCGCCACCTACCTGGAGCCGCGCTGCTCCAGCATCGTGGAGGCGGTGGCCACCGCGGCCGGCGGGCTCGGGGTGTCGCCGCTGGAGGTGGCGCTGGCCTGGATCCGCGACCGCCCCGGGGTGGTGGCGCCGATCCTCGGCGCCCGGACGGTGGGGCAGCTGCTGGGCGCGCTGCAGGTGGAACGGATGACGTTGCCGGAGGAGATCACCACCGCGCTGGACGACGTGTCCTCGGTGCCGGTCGGCTACCCGGAGCGGGACGGCTGA